The proteins below are encoded in one region of Syngnathus acus chromosome 2, fSynAcu1.2, whole genome shotgun sequence:
- the l3mbtl1 gene encoding lethal(3)malignant brain tumor-like protein 1, giving the protein MSAKVNMECPPKEPDCTPVAPPALPAPSPGDPILLCGVDSVAKKPRPQTHTTTALLLPAPGHQKVELAPTMAVADPSKAVMATETVKPALTAQVAGACSIVHVLEWKEGMAILPGSNLKFCVSDVGALSTLITPGTPSTTNEPAAGTSGRLINAEGSPLDKPDMSPPVVTVSSAGVEPESLLQVKPEVQMGLGQQNHDPKAQKIYKEELRREPMVDKRSVGVEKVPAGARVSSLNVDHLKPMRKRKRKECLGPSDEDSDMEGMEDKMEDLKADGRYIRGGDMKTEPWTWTQYLEETKTIAAPDKLFQETQRAPAVKNGFKQGMKLEGIDPQHPSMYFVLTVAEVCGYRLRLHFDGYSDCHDFWVNANSPDVHPAGWCESTGHKLHTPKGCKEEEFTWTNYLRMTKAQVAPKELFASPGRINTKCDFEIGMKLEAVDRMNPSLICVATITDVVDDRFLVHFDNWDDTYDYWCDATSPYIHPIGWCQERNLPLTPPQDYPDQGAFSWSHYLRETCSKAVAADSFKMRPAHNFQPQMKLEAVDKRSPGLIRVATVEEIETHRIKIHYDGWSHIYDEWMDSDHPDIHPAGWCEATGHPLKPPPQDARTQQIHGPREPPALAQSTFPPSVPCKPISHTRTNKYNFHNRKCPTPGCDGSGHVTGRFTAHHCVSGCPLAERNQGRLKVDLSDSESKRSLFFGQRTKKTHYRGRIGRPPKYRKNQQRDYQNISSECVYPSLFVSALSGQSDRTLSLCWEQHCKLLPGVLGIPASQVAAWTVEEVFNFVHNLIGCEDQARLFKEEMIDGEAFLLLTQADIVKIMSIKLGPALKISNAILMFKSTDEALK; this is encoded by the exons ATGAGTGCCAAAGTAAACATGGAGTGTCCGCCCAAAGAGCCCGACTGTACCCCCGTGGCCCCGCCAGCCTTGCCCGCACCTTCGCCAGGCGATCCCATCCTTCTCTGCGGGGTGGATAGCGTGGCCAAGAAGCCTCGGCCTCAGACGCACACCACCACTGCTTTGCTCCTACCAG CTCCGGGCCATCAAAAAGTGGAACTGGCACCAACCATGGCAGTGGCAGACCCGAGTAAAGCAGTCATGGCAACTGAGACAGTCAAGCCCGCTTTGACAGCACAAGTGGCAGGAGCTTGTAGCATCGTCCACGTCCTGGAGTGGAAGGAAGGGATGGCCATCCTTCCTGGGAGTAACCTCAAG TTCTGTGTCAGTGATGTAGGAGCCTTAAGTACACTGATCACACCAGGGACCCCCAGCACCACCAATGAACCTGCAGCAGGGACTTCTGGTAGACTGATCAACGCAGAGGGCTCCCCACTGGACAAGCCAG ATATGTCGCCTCCTGTGGTCACAGTGAGCAGTGCAGGTGTGGAGCCAGAGAGTTTACTTCAGGTGAAACCGGAGGTCCAAATGGGACTGGGCCAGCAGAACCATGATCCCAAAGCTCAGAAGATTTACAAAGAAGAACTACGCAGAGAGCCTATGGTAGATAA GAGGAGTGTTGGAGTGGAGAAGGTCCCCGCTGGTGCGAGAGTCTCCTCTTTAAATGTTGATCATCTGAAGCccatgaggaagaggaagagaaaggAATGTCTGGGGCCCTCTGATGAAGACTCTGACATGGAGGGCATG gaggACAAAATGGAAGATCTAAAAGCAGATGGCAGATACATCAGAG GGGGAGACATGAAGACGGAACCCTGGACGTGGACCCAGTATTTAGAGGAAACCAAAACTATCGCTGCACCCGACAAGCTTTTCCAAGAG ACTCAGAGAGCGCCTGCAGTAAAGAACGGCTTCAAACAGGGGATGAAGCTGGAGGGCATCGACCCACAGCACCCGTCTATGTATTTTGTCCTTACTGTGGCCGAG GTGTGTGGCTACCGACTCCGCCTCCATTTTGACGGCTACTCGGACTGCCACGACTTTTGGGTGAATGCCAACTCGCCGGATGTGCACCCTGCAGGCTGGTGCGAGAGCACAGGACACAAACTGCACACACCTAAAG GTTGTAAAGAAGAAGAGTTTACATGGACCAACTACCTAAGAATGACAAAAGCACAAGTGGCCCCCAAAGAGCTGTTTGCCAGTCCTGGAAGG ATTAACACCAAGTGTGACTTCGAAATAGGGATGAAACTTGAGGCAGTTGATCGCATGAACCCCTCCCTCATCTGCGTAGCAACCATCACCGATGTGGTGGACGACCGCTTCCTGGTGCACTTTGACAATTGGGACGACACATACGACTACTG GTGTGATGCCACCAGTCCATACATTCATCCTATTGGTTGGTGCCAGGAGAGAAATCTGCCCTTAACACCACCCCAAG atTATCCCGACCAGGGAGCGTTTTCCTGGTCCCACTACTTACGTGAGACTTGTTCAAAGGCAGTTGCAGCTGACTCATTTAAAATG CGCCCGGCCCACAACTTCCAGCCTCAGATGAAACTGGAGGCTGTGGACAAGAGAAGTCCTGGTCTCATCAGAGTGGCAACGGTGGAGGAAATCGAGACTCACCGTATCAAG ATCCACTATGATGGATGGAGTCACATCTATGACGAGTGGATGGACTCTGATCACCCTGACATCCACCCAGCAGGCTGGTGCGAGGCCACAGGTCACCCGCTTAAACCCCCACCACAGGACGCCAGAACACAGCAGATACACG GTCCAAGGGAGCCtcccgctctggcccagtccaCTTTCCCTCCTTCTGTTCCCTGTAAGCCCATCAGCCACACCAGAACCAACAAGTACAACTTTCACAACAG GAAGTGTCCAACTCCAGGTTGTGACGGTTCAGGTCACGTGACCGGTCGCTTCACAGCGCATCACTGTGTTTCGGGTTGCCCGTTAGCTGAGCGCAACCAAGGCAGGCTTAAGGTGGATCTGTCAGACTCTGAGAGTAAGAGGAGTCTCTTTTTTGGTCAGAGAACCAAGAAGACACATTATCGTGGCAG GATTGGACGTCCACCCAAATATAGGAAGAACCAGCAGAGAGACTATCAGA ACATTTCATCCGAGTGTGTCTATCCATCATTGTTTGTGTCGGCTCTGAGCGGTCAGTCAGACCGCACTCTGTCCCTGTGCTGGGAGCAACACTGTAAACTTCTACCTGGCGTCCTGGGCATTCCTGCCAGTCAGGTGGCGGCTTGGACTGTGGAGGAG GTCTTCAACTTTGTGCACAATTTAATTGGATGTGAGGATCAGGCCCGTCTCTTTAAAGAAGAG ATGATTGACGGCGAGGCCTTCTTACTACTGACTCAGGCCGACATTGTGAAGATCATGagcatcaaactcggccccgCCCTCAAGATTTCCAATGCCATCCTTATGTTCAAGAGCACGGACGAGGCTCTCAAATGA